In a genomic window of Leptospira hartskeerlii:
- a CDS encoding NADPH-dependent FMN reductase encodes MKVLAVSGSLRKGSSNTALLLAAKRIANDSLQITLADPLDRIPHFNPDLDTDSPPREVTQWRKELKEADAILFSSPEYAFAIPGVLKNALDWIVSSAELYGKPVGLINASPGYGGASKAQEAFLHLLNVLTVKINDGCVLSIPSVNKKVDPDGNIMDRQTEKELKSCLESLERLIQDSKLS; translated from the coding sequence ATGAAAGTACTCGCAGTCTCCGGAAGTTTAAGAAAAGGTTCTTCCAATACGGCCTTATTACTCGCAGCAAAAAGGATCGCAAACGATTCTTTACAAATCACACTCGCAGATCCATTGGATCGGATCCCGCATTTTAATCCCGACCTAGATACTGATTCTCCTCCTAGAGAAGTTACGCAATGGAGAAAAGAACTGAAAGAAGCAGATGCGATTCTTTTTTCAAGTCCCGAATATGCGTTTGCGATTCCAGGTGTTCTGAAGAATGCATTAGATTGGATTGTTTCCAGTGCTGAACTTTATGGAAAGCCTGTCGGATTGATCAATGCATCTCCGGGTTATGGAGGAGCTTCAAAGGCTCAAGAAGCTTTTTTACATTTATTGAATGTTCTTACAGTTAAGATAAATGATGGCTGCGTTCTAAGTATCCCTTCCGTGAATAAGAAGGTGGATCCGGATGGAAATATCATGGATAGGCAAACGGAGAAGGAACTCAAAAGTTGTTTAGAAAGCCTGGAACGTTTGATCCAAGATTCTAAACTTTCTTAA
- a CDS encoding LA_3696 family protein has translation MATPMFRRIPRKLEEVLGEKGASEFVDFIDDSFAANRENVMELIFERFEKRLVEELNAFRVEYKKDLADFRAEVKAEIAELRIEMHKLIASQTKWMVGAIIALTGIFSIIVKL, from the coding sequence ATGGCAACGCCTATGTTTCGCAGAATACCGCGAAAACTGGAAGAAGTTCTGGGTGAAAAAGGTGCGAGCGAATTTGTGGATTTTATCGACGATTCGTTCGCGGCTAATAGGGAGAATGTAATGGAACTCATTTTCGAAAGATTTGAAAAGAGGCTTGTGGAAGAACTGAACGCATTTCGCGTTGAATATAAAAAAGACCTGGCCGATTTCAGAGCTGAAGTGAAAGCGGAAATTGCCGAACTTCGAATAGAAATGCATAAACTCATCGCTTCTCAGACAAAATGGATGGTAGGCGCAATCATAGCTTTGACCGGTATTTTCTCGATCATAGTTAAATTATAA
- a CDS encoding peroxiredoxin: MALRLGDVAPDFLAETSEGPIEFHKYLGEGWGILFSHPKDYTPVCTTELGYVAKIKPEFEKRNVKVLALSVDPVDSHKGWIGDINETQNTTVNYPIIADADKKVSGLYDMIHPNASETTTVRSVFVIGPDKKVKLTLTYPASTGRNFDELLRVIDSLQLTANYSVATPANWKHGEDVIIVPSVSDEDAEKKFPKGFKKIKPYLRYTPQPNK; encoded by the coding sequence ATGGCACTTAGATTAGGTGATGTGGCCCCGGATTTCCTGGCAGAAACTTCCGAAGGACCAATAGAATTTCATAAATATTTGGGAGAAGGTTGGGGGATCTTATTCTCGCACCCGAAAGATTATACTCCTGTTTGCACGACAGAACTCGGTTACGTTGCGAAAATTAAACCTGAATTTGAGAAAAGGAATGTCAAAGTCCTCGCGCTATCCGTGGATCCAGTAGACTCACATAAAGGCTGGATCGGAGATATTAACGAAACCCAAAACACTACTGTAAACTATCCGATCATTGCAGACGCAGACAAAAAAGTTTCCGGTCTTTACGATATGATCCATCCGAATGCAAGCGAGACCACTACTGTTCGTTCCGTATTCGTGATCGGTCCGGATAAAAAAGTGAAACTAACTTTGACGTATCCTGCTTCTACTGGAAGGAACTTCGATGAACTTTTGAGAGTGATTGATTCTCTACAATTGACTGCGAATTACAGCGTCGCAACTCCGGCAAACTGGAAGCATGGAGAGGATGTGATCATAGTTCCTTCTGTTTCGGATGAAGATGCTGAGAAAAAATTCCCAAAAGGTTTTAAGAAGATTAAGCCTTATTTGAGATACACTCCTCAACCGAATAAGTAA